One window of the Zea mays cultivar B73 chromosome 3, Zm-B73-REFERENCE-NAM-5.0, whole genome shotgun sequence genome contains the following:
- the LOC100278899 gene encoding uncharacterized protein LOC100278899 has protein sequence MAPTGDAAAAQAPAPKKQSAKPRRISIEGLQRAMSDLALELARDSKKQAATPADADAAKLQQLPAIAEQQQQQQTAEEEEEELARCECCGMQEECTPQYVRRVRDRYCGRWVCGLCAAAVSAEAEGGRATTEAALAAHMAVCGRFNRVGRANPVLLQTEAMRQILRKRGARCDSPRVRDRGARPAAAAALARSSSCIPAITKDFN, from the coding sequence ATGGCGCCTACTGGAGACGCAGCGGCCGCACAGGCGCCGGCACCGAAGAAGCAGTCGGCGAAGCCGAGGAGGATCTCGATTGAGGGGCTGCAGCGCGCCATGTCCGACCTGGCCCTGGAGCTGGCCAGGGACAGCAAGAAGCAGGCCGCCACGcccgccgacgccgacgccgccAAGCTGCAGCAGCTGCCGGCGATCgcggagcagcagcagcagcagcagacggcggaggaggaggaggaggagctggcgCGGTGCGAGTGCTGCGGCATGCAGGAGGAGTGCACGCCCCAGTACGTGCGCCGCGTCCGCGACCGCTACTGCGGGCGCTGGGTGTGCGGGCTGTGCGCGGCGGCCGTCAGCGCCGAGGCCGAGGGCGGCCGCGCGACGACGGAGGCCGCGCTCGCGGCGCACATGGCCGTGTGCGGGCGGTTCAACCGCGTGGGGCGCGCCAACCCCGTGCTCCTGCAGACGGAGGCCATGCGGCAGATCCTCAGGAAGCGGGGCGCCAGGTGCGACAGCCCCCGGGTCCGGGACCGCGGCGcccgccccgccgccgccgccgcgctcgcCAGGAGCTCCAGCTGCATCCCCGCCATAACCAAGGACTTCAACTGA
- the LOC103649608 gene encoding ATP-dependent RNA helicase has1-like, translated as MTETETENIQDANMEEQQSSLVDGLKTPTTVADQESTAVECLSNHEYHSQTLGYVIGGTNMRSDTNHLTEGINILIVTLDRLLDHLQNTGSFKYKELKSTKKVMPDDKLAEFALLDPKPPRGEQVLS; from the exons ATGACTGAAACTGAAACAG AAAACATACAAGATGCAAATATGGAGGAACAACAATCTTCCTTGGTGGATGGTCTTAAAACTCCCACTACTGTGGCTG ATCAAGAATCCACAGCCGTGGAGTGCTTGTCCAATCATGAGTATCACTCGCAGACTCTTGGATATGTAATTGGTGGCACTAACATGAGAAGCGACACCAACCATCTCACAGAAGGGATCAATATCTTAATTGTCACACTGGACAGGCTTTTGGACCATCTGCAAAATACCGGTAGTTTCAAATACAAAGAGCTAAAG AGTACCAAAAAGGTCATGCCCGACGACAAGCTCGCTGAGTTCGCGCTCCTCGACCCCAAGCCACCAAGAGGTGAGCAGGTGCTATCCTAA